A DNA window from Anastrepha ludens isolate Willacy chromosome 6, idAnaLude1.1, whole genome shotgun sequence contains the following coding sequences:
- the LOC128866931 gene encoding putative inorganic phosphate cotransporter → MVLNGRTSSLSALKAPTFGWRHLQCFMICIGLTAAFAMRVNMSVAVVAMMDNKAANPNFPEYHWSEKTKARVLSSFFSGYVFTQVPGGILARRFGGKVPLLCSFTISSILAILTPLGVSVGGWKLLCFMRFLQGFGQGVTTPSIHTLIAKWSPVKERSSLGTYCYSGIQLGTVTILASSGVLASSSLGWPSLFYIPGGVGLLWAVAWIIWGANSPSECRKVSAAERTLIEESLKSSVEQEERKSRLSTPWRKIFTSAPFLVILLSHCANSWCFWTLLTQIPSYMKSVLGKDIKSNALLSALPYLIMFLLGLALCPIAKYLEKNNYISATMSRKLFNTIGLWVPAVTLIALGYITREQADLAVILLTLTVGINSAVHFGFQVNHIDLTPNFAGTLVGLTNGISHVVSTMAPLLVGYVVTDTKNPEQWRIIFFIAAFISFAGNLLFILFGTAKVQPWNDEQVVQTHEMKPLRETDVEPNHAKNQSVL, encoded by the exons TAAAGGCGCCCACGTTTGGCTGGCGACATTTGCAGTGTTTCATGATATGCATTGGCCTCACTGCAGCATTTGCGATGCGCGTCAATATGTCTGTGGCAGTTGTGGCGATGATGGATAATAAAGCGGCAAATCCTAATTTTCCT GAGTACCACTGGTCGGAGAAGACAAAAGCGCGTGTACTCAGCAGCTTCTTTAGTGGTTATGTATTCACTCAAGTACCCGGTGGCATACTTGCACGTCGTTTTGGTGGCAAGGTGCCGTTACTTTGCAGTTTCACCATTAGCAGCATTTTGGCAATACTCACGCCATTGGGTGTTAGTGTTGGTGGCTGGAAGCTGCTTTGCTTCATGCGTTTCCTGCAAGGTTTCGGTCAGGGTGTGACGACGCCCTCAATACATACCCTAATCGCTAAATGGTCGCCGGTTAAGGAACGTAGCTCACTAGGTACTTACTGTTATTCAGGCATACAACTGGGCACCGTCACTATATTGGCATCGAGTGGTGTACTAGCTTCCTCCAGCCTGGGCTGGCCCAGTCTTTTTTACATACCCGGTGGTGTGGGTCTTCTATGGGCGGTGGCATGGATAATTTGGGGTGCAAATTCACCCAGCGAATGTAGGAAAGTGAGTGCGGCGGAAAGAACACTTATCGAAGAGTCTTTAAAAAGTAGTGTGGAGCAAGAGGAGAGAAAGAGTAGATTGTCTACACCCTGGCGAAAGATATTCACATCAGCTCCATTCTTAGTGATTTTATTATCACATTGTGCAAATTCTTGGTGTTTTTGGACGCTGCTCACTCAAATTCCTTCGTACATGAAGAGCGTTCTGGGAAAGGATATAAAAAGTAATGCTTTGCTCTCAGCTTTGCCCTATTTGATAATGTTCCTTTTGGGATTGGCATTGTGTCCCATCGCCAAGTACCTGGAAAAGAACAATTACATTAGCGCAACTATGAGTCGCAAACTTTTCAACACCATAGGGCTGTGGGTACCGGCGGTAACGCTAATCGCGCTGGGTTATATCACACGTGAACAGGCCGATCTGGCTGTGATTTTGTTGACATTAACAGTTGGTATTAACTCTGCCGTGCATTTCGGTTTCCAGGTGAATCATATTGACTTGACACCCAACTTTGCTGGTACTCTGGTTGGCTTGACTAATGGCATCTCTCATGTGGTCAGCACTATGGCGCCGTTGTTGGTGGGATATGTTGTTACCGATACG aaaaatCCTGAGCAGTGGcgtataatatttttcatagcagCCTTCATTAGCTTTGCCGGCAATCTGTTATTTATACTCTTCGGTACGGCAAAAGTGCAACCCTGGAATGATGAGCAAGTCGTGCAAACTCACGAAATGAAGCCACTCAGGGAAACCGACGTTGAACCAAATCATGCAAAAAATCAATCAGTTCTTTAG